The following proteins come from a genomic window of Pocillopora verrucosa isolate sample1 chromosome 6, ASM3666991v2, whole genome shotgun sequence:
- the LOC131769100 gene encoding MORN repeat-containing protein 4-like, whose protein sequence is MSSPSSQAIARHKFRYPIGDTYDGEWNNDGRKHGIGELTLVDGTKYTGQFQNGFCHGHGVAKFPDGSLYEGEFENGKYHGYGVFTRSDGMRFEGRFQSGRVDGEGRITFPDGSHGRPRQEGYFMGTELVERHRVNESVLKAQQALKMARNITI, encoded by the coding sequence ATGTCTTCTCCCAGCTCCCAAGCGATAGCTAGACATAAATTCAGGTACCCTATCGGAGACACATACGATGGGGAATGGAATAACGATGGCAGAAAGCACGGAATTGGTGAACTTACCCTGGTCGACGGAACGAAATATACTGgacaatttcaaaatgggttTTGTCACGGACATGGTGTTGCGAAGTTTCCCGACGGTTCCTTGTACGAGGGCGAATTCGAAAACGGAAAATACCATGGCTATGGAGTTTTCACGCGAAGTGATGGGATGCGCTTTGAAGGCAGGTTTCAGAGTGGAAGAGTCGATGGCGAAGGCCGAATTACCTTCCCAGACGGGAGCCATGGGAGACCTCGACAAGAAGGCTATTTCATGGGAACTGAACTTGTAGAGAGACATCGAGTGAACGAATCCGTTCTCAAAGCACAACAGGCTCTTAAAATGGCTCGAAATATAACGATCTGA
- the LOC131769412 gene encoding uncharacterized protein → MAQESPSEKSISLSLTARYAPSWKSWEGIREVVQNWHDGVYFSLEKLRAVSSSRLAFHHTKEKDSLSYKAILTAENCLKLERKAAEDRDSGDQEVSGRNQTRKPGHQTFDSSVTDNRARGDDREGSIDIELGRIDYDPTRQKLTLINHDTELMRKVLLLGFSKKASNKEVIGQFGEGLKVGALALVREGRVVTMKTGKERWRFGLSHDETFDEEVLTVFVDGRWKESNDDDDDDNDDQHDKYNDNYETNLEQMNTSVTVFPLCREDWEVYLKRFLFLSPPKDSVKSVAGTLLLGDHYKGQLYVKGVWVSDLSKDGLASGVDFVHLRIDRDRRAVIHLSDIDHQISSMWIQAIQERPDLIPYYYSLLEENKTCDVRHADFYLSETSSSLLAQHFFSVHGSMAYPVPNTVSSDLLTEIKREISKKLVMCNEVLIQVLYKSGVVEPLETIMSKASTKKSAIVPFAELTPEEIDVLQHVEKLMKLCKPEFCMATIDILESSGTASVVNSKDLGHYDIPRTLLSGKIDHHCETHQRKCFCREALIVFNILSLQSDKLLQAGNRPSNGCNDSFVKLLASLSMQVCELNPPFCQDFHEVPQSMQTSPNLSVIKKREETLQKEKDFLSAQLSERDTSHAQELLKLQSKISALEKDLVLQQVNLVNVEQEISERWKKSLQDLHMEMSNKTTDLERDKIFYQERLAAAEEDVKNQKKAHSHKVSILNDRNDILRKRLADKFERLSKVVVASKDADNSIVEILKSATKEMEEMWFQKDNCIICTLEKPNCVVIPCRHQITCFKCTSLLEKCSYCRGPIEQKILTYSL, encoded by the exons ATGGCTCAAGAGTCACCGTCAGAAAAATCTATCAGCCTTAGTTTGACTGCTCGATATGCACCCTCATGGAAGTCTTGGGAAGGAATCCGTGAAGTTGTCCAAAACTGGCACGATGGGGTGTATTTCTCGCTGGAGAAACTGAGAGCCGTATCGAGTTCAAGATTGGCCTTTCACCATACGAAAGAAAAAGATTCACTCTCGTATAAAGCAATTTTAACAGCTGAAAATTGCCTAAAATTAGAAAGGAAAGCAGCAGAAGACAGAGACTCAGGTGATCAAGAAGTGAGTGGCAGGAATCAAACGCGAAAACCTGGTCATCAAACCTTCGATTCTTCCGTAACTGACAACAGAGCCAGAGGCGATGACAGGGAAGGCTCTATCGACATTGAACTGGGACGAATAGATTATGATCCAACCAGACAAAAACTAACCTTGATAAACCATGACACAGAGCTTATGAGGAAAGTGTTGCTTCTTGGGTTCTCAAAGAAAGCATCAAACAAAGAAGTGATTGGACAGTTTGGAGAAGGACTGAAAGTTGGTGCACTGGCTTTGGTGAGAGAAGGAAGAGTGGTTACCATGAAGACTGGTAAAGAGCGGTGGAGATTTGGATTATCTCACGATGAGACGTTTGACGAAGAAGTTCTGACAGTATTTGTTGATGGCAGGTGGAAGGAAagtaacgatgatgatgatgacgacaaCGACGACCAACATGACAAGTATAATGACAATTATGAGACAAACCTTGAACAGATGAACACATCTGTGACTGTCTTTCCTCTCTGTCGTGAGGACTGGGAAGTTTACCTAAAGCGGTTCCTCTTTCTTAGCCCACCTAAAGACTCTGTAAAGTCTGTGGCAGGAACTTTGCTTTTAGGTGATCATTACAAAGGTCAACTTTATGTCAAAGGTGTCTGGGTGTCGGACCTTTCTAAGGATGGATTAGCATCAGGAGTTGACTTTGTTCACCTCAGGATTGATAGGGATAGAAGAGCTGTCATTCATCTCAGTGACATTGATCATCAGATAAGCAGCATGTGGATACAGGCAATACAAGAAAGACCAGATCTGATTCCATACTATTATAGCCTCTTGGAGGAGAACAAAACTTGTGATGTGCGTCATGCAGACTTTTACCTTAGTGAGACATCTTCCTCGCTTCTAGCACAACACTTCTTTTCTGTTCATGGATCTATGGCATATCCTGTACCAAACACAGTTTCATCAGATTTactgacagaaataaaaagggaaattagTAAAAAACTGGTGATGTGCAATGAGGTCTTGATTCAAGTGTTATACAAGTCTGGTGTAGTGGAACCCCTGGAGACCATCATGTCAAAGGCTTCGACAAAGAAATCAGCTATTGTTCCTTTTGCAGAATTGACTCCAGAAGAAATTGATGTTCTGCAGCATGTTGAAAAGCTTATGAAGTTGTGCAAGCCAGAATTCTGCATGGCTACTATAGATATTTTAGAATCTTCAGGAACTGCAAGTGTTGTAAATTCAAAGGATCTTGGTCATTATGACATTCCACGCACATTGTTGAGTGGCAAGATAGATCACCATTGTGAAACACATCAAAGGAAGTGTTTTTGCAGAGAAGCTTTGATTGTGTTTAACATCTTGTCTCTGCAATCAGACAAGCTGTTACAAG CTGGAAATAGGCCGTCAAACGGCTGCAATGACAGTTTTGTCAAACTGTTGGCATCATTATCGATGCAGGTTTGCGAACTGAACCCTCCAttttgccaagatttccatgaAGTTCCACAATCCATGCAAACGTCCCCAAACTTGTCAGTGATCAAGAAGAGAGAAGAGACTTTGCAG aaagagaaagattttctGAGTGCACAGCTTTCTGAAAGAGATACAAGCCATGCTCAGGAGCTCTTGAAACTTCAGTCAAAGATTTCTGCCCTTGAGAAAGACCTGGTACTTCAGCAAGTAAACTTGGTCAATGTCGAACAGGAGATCAGTGAGAGATGGAAGAAATCTCTACAAGACTTGCACATGGAAATGTCTAACAAAACAACTGATCTTGAAAGAGACAAGATCTTCTACCAGGAAAGGTTAGCAGCTGCAGAGGAAGACGTGAAGAACCAGAAAAAGGCACACTCTCATAAAGTAAGCATTTTAAACGACAGGAATGATATTCTGCGGAAAAGACTTGCTGATAAGTTTGAGAGGCTCTCCAAGGTTGTGGTGGCTTCTAAGGATGCTGATAACTCCATTGTTGAAATCTTGAAATCAGCAACTAAAGAGATGGAGGAAATGTGGTTTCAAAAGGACAATTGCATTATATGCACTCTTGAGAAACCGAACTGTGTAGTCATTCCTTGTCGTCATCAGATCACTTGTTTTAAGTGCACTTCACTCTTGGAGAAGTGTTCATATTGCAGAGGGCCCATAGAGCAAAAAATTCTCACTTATAGTTTGTAG
- the LOC131769331 gene encoding LOW QUALITY PROTEIN: PI-PLC X domain-containing protein 3 (The sequence of the model RefSeq protein was modified relative to this genomic sequence to represent the inferred CDS: inserted 1 base in 1 codon), with protein sequence MAGNSVDVSPWMEKLPKKKKLKDLVIPGSHDSGTFSLDKNMEIGPDEPNLIRKFGKLVKPVVYNWSVTQSMTIYQQLSSGIRYLDLRVAYRTADGKIRVLHGLFGCTIDQVLDEVNRFVANYPKEIVILDFNHFYKMDQAAHKTLADTLDASFSKILRAPGAQGPNVTLQEMWKKKENVIVIYNETDVVDAHPHFWSPHFIHSPWPNTDDTNQLLEILNKQSEASSVSEDALQVTQALLTPQTSTIVKHVTSTLKXVLASKCNRQVTEWLKTLRGTTSHKFNIIIADFVELSDFIPTVISLN encoded by the exons ATGGCGGGAAATTCAGTCGACGTCTCTCCATGGAtggaaaaattgccaaagaaaaagaaactgaaagatTTAGTGATCCCAGGATCTCACGATTCGGGAACGTTTTCTCTTGATAAAAACATGGAGATTGGTCCCGATGAACCCAACCTCATTCGTAAGTTTGGGAAATTGGTAAAGCCTGTGGTCTACAATTGGTCTGTCACACAGTCCATGACAATTTACCAACAGCTTTCGTCGGGCATTCGCTATCTGGATCTCCGTGTCGCGTACAGAACCGCAGATGGAAAGATACGTGTTTTACACGGTTTGTTTGGTTGCACGATTGATCAAGTCTTGGACGAAGTGAACCGATTTGTGGCGAATTATCCGaaagaaattgtcattttaGACTTCAATCATTTCTACAAAATGGATCAAGCTGCTCATAAAACACTTGCAGATACTCTGGATGCTTCGTTCAGCAAGATTTTACGCGCTCCCGGCGCCCAAGGCCCGAATGTCACCCTTCAGGagatgtggaaaaaaaaagaaaatgtcattgTTATTTATAACGAAACTGACGTGGTCGATGCTCATCCCCATTTCTGGTCACCCCATTTCATCCACTCCCCGTGGCCGAACACAGATGATACGAACCAACTGTTGGAAATTCTCAACAAACAGTCAGAAGCGTCCAGTGTTTCCGAAGATGCCTTGCAGGTAACACAAGCTCTGCTCACGCCACAAACTTCAACTATAGTTAAACACGTGACAAGcactttaa atgttctggCTTCGAAATGCAACCGCCAAGTGACCGAGTGGCTGAAGACCCTTCGTGGCACCACGAGTCacaaatttaatattatcatcGCTGACTTCGTTGAACTAAGCGATTTTATCCCAACTGTCATCAGtctgaattaa